One genomic window of Hippocampus zosterae strain Florida chromosome 12, ASM2543408v3, whole genome shotgun sequence includes the following:
- the pcdh8 gene encoding LOW QUALITY PROTEIN: protocadherin-8 (The sequence of the model RefSeq protein was modified relative to this genomic sequence to represent the inferred CDS: inserted 1 base in 1 codon), whose protein sequence is MPKVNHLPYKQPAAGCPQPKVPTFGGLWCQAIGGRSSSFAYSPVYSLLASVKPPVIHKLRSARVICDLHEXSLFFFSSTPSYDEMATLARCCFVLALIIYKVRCTTTRYFTYEEDAPGTEIGNLSSDLKIDPAEGHDTSFRFMQENNFSVVYMREADGLLSVAELIDRELLCPRTPRCYVTFDVVALSNEKFQLIHVEIEVRDINDHAPTFPRNESTLEILENLPLDSRFPLPVAVDPDVGDNYIQSYNISPSSHFAVEVRQREDGIKSAELVLVRELDREMEDSYLVEVTATDGGEPARSGSTTVRIKVLDFNDNGPTFEHGSLKVELNEDAPVGHRVVRVHAFDPDEGVNGQVMYAFDDISAEAARVFHIDPHTGDVTLKARVDFERRRSYELRVRASDLGADPSSSSCKVSVEVVDVNDNAPEINIKPMTASADDVAYITEAAAAESFVALISTSDLDSGSNGYVRVSLLGHEQFTLQQAYGETFMIVTTSVLDRERIPEYNLTVVAEDLGSPPFKTVRQYTIRVTDENDNAPLFSKSTYEVAVIENNIPGSYITTVVARDPDMGKNAKVSYKLLDSEVQGGSLVSTYVSVDSHTGSLYTVRSFDYESIHEIELIIQAEDKGSPSLSSTSTIKIRVVDQNDNYPYFTFPVLFNDSADIPLPLNAPASYLALRLSAEDTDDGVNAELSYHMLQGDRDLFIVHKDTGEIALKQWLTAQTGDILELVVAVSDRGRSPLSSSATVRFVVTDAEPVGDRDVVVLRSSDEEGLVEGLDGSLVVIILLSGGCALLLVAIVAVVVTCKAGRGGAGPPKREARLNLFDSRPPLGSTHGNIYSGQRGFFLERTSSSLDDSSLYEERSNDSESKVFLPSKHFQAPSKWQADKYCLQVSTGNTDQLSVKDSGKGDSDFNDSDSDISGDAGKRSFSTFHPRMKSSSSIANSLAGDCQGTYCAIPPQCFKNPRDLAYATGFSPATLFNDLHGFAHTWKELGYATNPKKTRNDGMQTYTGRTGTLPPYLSQVQNEPKVHKLSPNIVTVATESEVATMF, encoded by the exons ATGCCAAAAGTAAACCATTTGCCCTACAAACAGCCAGCAGCGGGTTGTCCTCAGCCAAAAGTCCCCACTTTTGGTGGCCTGTGGTGTCAGGCTATTGGTGGACGGAGCAGCTCATTTGCATACAGCCCAGTTTATAGTCTGCTCGCAAGTGTGAAGCCTCCAGTCATTCACAAGCTGAGGTCTGCGCGGGTCATTTGTGATTTACATG cttctctcttttttttttcttcaaccccCTCTTATGACGAGATGGCAACACTTGCTCGCTGCTGCTTTGTGCTGGCTTTAATTATTTACAAGGTCAGATGCACCACGACAAGATACTTCACCTATGAGGAGGACGCACCTGGGACAGAAATAGGCAACCTATCCAGCGACTTGAAGATCGACCCCGCCGAAGGCCATGACACATCCTTCCGCTTCATGCAGGAAAACAACTTCTCCGTGGTGTACATGCGGGAGGCCGACGGGCTCTTGAGCGTGGCCGAACTCATCGACCGCGAGCTGCTGTGTCCTCGTACCCCGCGGTGCTACGTCACCTTCGATGTGGTGGCGCTCTCCAATGAAAAGTTTCAGCTCATCCACGTTGAGATTGAAGTGCGAGACATCAATGACCACGCCCCAACATTTCCCCGCAACGAGAGCACCCTGGAAATCTTGGAGAATTTGCCCCTGGACTCTCGCTTCCCGCTGCCCGTCGCCGTGGACCCAGATGTGGGCGACAACTACATCCAGAGTTACAACATTTCCCCCAGCAGCCACTTTGCCGTGGAGGTGCGTCAGCGGGAGGACGGTATCAAGTCCGCCGAGCTGGTGCTGGTGAGGGAGCTGGATCGGGAGATGGAGGATTCCTACCTGGTGGAGGTGACCGCCACCGACGGAGGCGAGCCCGCCAGGTCGGGCTCCACGACAGTTCGCATCAAGGTGCTGGACTTCAACGACAACGGGCCCACTTTTGAGCACGGCTCGCTGAAGGTGGAGCTCAACGAAGACGCTCCGGTGGGCCACCGTGTAGTGCGGGTGCACGCCTTCGACCCCGACGAGGGCGTCAACGGCCAGGTGATGTACGCCTTTGACGACATCTCGGCAGAAGCCGCCCGCGTCTTCCACATCGACCCGCACACGGGTGACGTGACGCTAAAGGCCCGCGTGGACTTTGAGAGGCGGCGATCCTACGAGCTGCGTGTCAGGGCCTCCGACCTGGGAGCCGATCCTTCGTCGTCCAGTTGCAAGGTCTCCGTCGAAGTGGTAGATGTGAATGACAACGCACCAGAGATCAACATCAAGCCCATGACCGCCAGCGCGGATGACGTGGCCTACATTACGGAGGCTGCGGCGGCCGAGAGCTTCGTGGCCCTCATCAGCACTTCAGACCTGGACTCTGGCTCCAACGGCTATGTGCGAGTCAGCCTGCTGGGCCACGAACAGTTCACCTTACAACAAGCCTACGGGGAGACCTTCATGATCGTCACCACCTCCGTTCTGGACCGAGAGAGGATCCCTGAGTATAACCTGACTGTTGTCGCTGAAGACTTGGGCAGCCCCCCTTTCAAAACAGTGAGGCAGTACACCATCAGGGTGACCGATGAGAATGACAATGCACCCCTGTTCAGTAAGTCAACATATGAGGTCGCAGTTATAGAGAACAACATTCCGGGTTCTTACATCACCACCGTAGTGGCCCGCGATCCTGATATGGGCAAGAACGCGAAAGTCTCCTACAAGCTTCTGGACTCGGAGGTTCAAGGTGGGTCACTGGTTTCCACCTACGTGTCTGTAGATTCCCATACAGGCTCTCTGTACACAGTCAGGTCCTTCGACTATGAAAGCATCCATGAAATAGAGCTGATCATCCAAGCTGAAGACAAAGGGTCCCCCTCACTGTCAAGCACGTCAACAATTAAAATCCGCGTGGTGGACCAGAATGACAACTACCCATATTTCACCTTCCCCGTGCTGTTTAACGACTCGGCCGATATCCCGCTGCCCTTGAACGCCCCTGCTTCATATTTAGCTCTGCGCCTCTCCGCCGAAGACACAGATGACGGCGTGAATGCAGAGCTGTCCTACCACATGTTGCAAGGTGACCGAGATCTTTTCATTGTGCACAAAGACACCGGTGAGATCGCCCTCAAGCAATGGCTGACGGCCCAAACCGGGGACATCCTGGAACTGGTCGTGGCCGTTAGCGACCGCGGCCGCTCGCCTCTCTCCAGTAGCGCCACCGTGCGCTTCGTGGTTACCGACGCAGAGCCCGTCGGGGACCGGGATGTGGTGGTTTTGCGTTCAAGTGACGAGGAAGGCCTCGTGGAGGGCTTAGATGGCTCGCTGGTGGTCATCATCCTGCTCAGTGGCGGGTGCGCTTTGCTACTGGTGGCCATCGTGGCCGTGGTGGTCACGTGCAAAGCAGGACGTGGCGGTGCAGGTCCCCCTAAAAGGGAGGCCCGCCTCAACTTGTTTGACAGTCGGCCCCCTCTCGGGTCCACGCATGGGAACATATACTCCGGCCAGAGAGGCTTCTTCCTGGAGCGGACCTCATCAAGCTTGGATGACTCCAGCTTATATGAGGAGAGGAGCAATGACTCAGAATCAAAG GTCTTCCTGCCTTCAAAGCACTTCCAAGCACCATCCAAATGGCAAGCCGACAAGTATTGCTTGCAAGTGAG CACGGGCAACACCGACCAGCTGAGCGTGAAGGACAGCGGCAAAGGGGACAGCGACTTCAATGACTCCGACTCGGACATCAGCGGAGACGCTGGCAAGAGGAGCTTTAGCACCTTTCACCCAAGAATGAAAA GTTCATCTAGCATTGCTAACAGCTTAGCGGGGGATTGCCAAGGCACCTACTGTGCGATACCGCCACAGTGCTTCAAGAACCCCAGAGACTTGGCGTACGCTACCGGCTTCTCCCCGGCGACTCTCTTCAATGATCTGCATGGCTTCGCCCACACTTGGAAGGAGCTAGGCTACGCTACCAATCCCAAGAAAACACGAAATGACGGCATGCAAACCTACACCGGTAGAACAGGAACCCTTCCGCCTTACCTGTCCCAGGTGCAGAATGAGCCCAAGGTCCACAAGCTGAGCCCAAATATTGTAACGGTAGCGACGGAATCAGAAGTGGCGACTATGTTTTGA